The following proteins are co-located in the Colletotrichum lupini chromosome 4, complete sequence genome:
- a CDS encoding haloacid dehalogenase-like hydrolase — protein sequence MPQITTLLFDCDNTLVLSEELAFEACADLINEICASRNIEQRFTGESLIKEFVGQNFRGMLLGLAKSHNFELQPDELETYVTREEDAVIAKLKAALKPCPGVDDQLEALQKAGKHTLSVVSSSAKRRVWASVVKVGQDKYFPEDVVFSAATSLPKPTSKPDPAIYLHAMKTLGKKPEECVAIEDSKSGTLSGTRAGIKVIGYVGPYAADKQAEMEKVLRDAGAVVVMKDWSEFPDMLAKIESGSA from the exons ATGCCTCAA ATCACAACCCTCCTCTTCGACTGCGACAACACCCTCGTCCTCTCCGAGGAACTCGCCTTCGAGGCCTGCGCCGACCTCATCAACGAGATCTGCGCCTCCCGCAACATCGAGCAGCGCTTCACGGGCGAATCCCTCATCAAGGAGTTCGTCGGCCAAAACTTCCGCGGCATGCTCCTCGGCCTCGCCAAGTCCCACAACTTTGAGCTCCAACCCGACGAGCTCGAGACGTACGTCACCCGCGAAGAGGACGCCGTCATCGCCAAGCTCAAAGCCGCACTCAAACCCTGCCCGGGCGTCGACGACCAGCTCGAGGCGCTGCAAAAGGCCGGCAAGCATACCCTGTCCGTCGTCTCCTCGTCCGCCAAGCGCCGCGTCTGGGCGTCCGTCGTCAAAGTCGGGCAGGACAAGTACTTCCCCGAGGACGTCGTCTTCAGCGCCGCCACGTCGCTCCCCAAGCCCACCAGCAAGCCCGACCCGGCCATCTACCTGCACGCCATGAAGACGCTCGGCAAGAAGCCCGAAGAGTGCGTCGCCATCGAGGACTCCAAGAGCGGCACGCTCAGCGGCACGCGCGCGGGGATCAAGGTGATTGGGTACGTCGGCCCCTACGCCGCCGACAAGCAGGCGGAGATGGAGAAGGTGCTGCGCGATGCCGGGGCCGTGGTCGTCATGAAGGACTGGAGCGAGTTCCCCGACATGCTGGCCAAGATCGAGAGCGGGAGCGCCTGA
- a CDS encoding initiator tRNA phosphoribosyl transferase yields MSLNSISDVSDPIESHSTLGINSSNFHLLNLQNDRLASIQYRVTLFSHHIQGASTVQNRVVHIGNFTTETCLISSPRQCQSSSIQTHPCSILKLPTPPKLQPGNMAQNTHPAAAAPALSDLIFPTTANHNFSHILTDLKRSNLSIANRLRSITQDADFVQDVAASFGRPLVANERCGSWYIRPADKRASAYFKSTDGHTNAWKFSTRRLNLHLLELVGKHDGCIIVDSTRRGKRMPDALSKTIPIWCAVLNAALFPDLDPARELRLFTPPNVVSASEHAQIAALLPSFLASLKSLDLDLAALRAHVSKPLRPFWVTQETQLPSLSASAGDDDDPVKNVVFENYHPIICCTSSRRVAGTEMSEAGYIQGAGDDTENWALGLTAEVFWENAAALLSCPEADLPGLVVRLVAEDKRNAPRGVQPKRVAPRIYVCPLPLDDEEDSSGGTDAVSAGACRVVLTQDVTPRDAWVKSPTYMQVGLGKHKVASRNLRQALPDICAFVAGYLDSHRDVVQGAAEGDSSSSGSVLVACETGKDLSIGVALAIYCWCFDRDGKFRVADSTTFFNKDMIRVKLGTIMTAYPEANANRATLQSVNSFLMDHRR; encoded by the exons ATGTCTCTTAACAGTATCTCCGATGTCTCTGATCCCATTGAATCTCATTCAACCCTTGGCATCAACTCATCAAACTTTCATCTGCTAAACCTGCAGAATGA TCGCCTCGCATCCATACAGTATCGAGTGACACTGTTTTCGCACCATATTCAAGGCGCAAGCACAGTGCAAAATAGGGTCGTCCACATTGGAAATTTCACGACCGAGACGTGCCTCATTTCGAGCCCTAGACAGTGCCAATCTT CTTCAATCCAAACACACCCCTGTTCTATCCTGAAGCTCCCTACCCCTCCAAAGCTTCAACCGGGAAACATGGCGCAAAACACACACCCCGCCGCCGCAGCACCCGCCCTCTCAGACCTCATCTTCCCCACGACGGCGAACCACAACTTTTCCCACATCCTCACGGACCTCAAGCGCTCTAACCTCTCCATCGCGAACCGACTTCGCTCTATCACGCAGGACGCCGACTTTGTGCAGGATGTCGCGGCCAGTTTCGGTCGTCCGCTTGTGGCGAACGAGCGCTGCGGGAGCTGGTATATCCGACCTGCGGACAAGCGGGCAAGCGCGTACTTTAAGAGTACGGATGGGCATACGAATGCCTGGAAGTTTAGTACGCGCAGGTTGAATTTGCATTTGCTTGAGCTTGTTGGGAAGCATGATGG ATGCATCATTGTAGATTCAACCCGCAGAGGCAAGA GAATGCCAGACGCCCTAAGCAAAACCATTCCAATCTGGTGCGCCGTCCTCAACGCAGCCCTCTTCCCAGACCTCGACCCGGCACGCGAGCTCCGCCTCTTCACCCCGCCCAACGTCGTCTCGGCCTCGGAACACGCCCAAATCGCTGCCCTCCTCCCGTCCTTCCTCGCTTCCCTCAAGAGCCTCGACCTCGATCTCGCGGCTCTCCGTGCGCACGTCTCCAAGCCCCTGCGGCCATTTTGGGTCACGCAAGAGACGCAGCTTCCGTCGTTATCCGCGTCTGCGGGCGATGATGACGACCCTGTGAAGAACGTGGTTTTCGAAAATTACCACCCCATCATCTGCTGCACCTCCTCGCGCCGCGTCGCCGGTACGGAAATGAGCGAGGCCGGGTACATCCAAGGCGCCGGCGACGACACGGAGAACTGGGCTCTCGGTCTGACAGCCGAAGTATTTTGGGAGAACGCCGCGGCGCTGCTCTCGTGTCCCGAGGCCGATCTCCCGGGACTGGTTGTTCGTCTCGTCGCGGAGGACAAGAGGAATGCGCCGAGAGGGGTGCAGCCGAAGCGAGTTGCGCCGCGGATCTACGTCTGTCCTTTACCCCTGGACGATGAGGAAGACAGCAGTGGTGGTACGGATGCCGTGTCCGCGGGTGCGTGCAGAGTCGTGCTAACACAGGACGTCACGCCGCGGGACGCGTGGGTGAAATCTCCGACGTACATGCAAGTCGGCCTCGGGAAGCACAAGGTCGCGAGTCGCAACCTCCGGCAGGCGCTGCCGGATATCTGCGCCTTTGTCGCGGGGTACCTCGACTCGCATCGTGATGTAGTACAGGGCGCTGCCGAGGgcgacagcagcagcagtggCAGCGTCCTCGTGGCCTGCGAGACGGGCAAGGATCTATCTATTGGCGTCGCGCTGGCCATTTACTGCTGGTGCTTCGACCGGGACGGCAAGTTTCGCGTGGCGGACTCGACGACGTTTTTCAACAAGGACATGATCCGGGTAAAGCTGGGGACAATCATGACGGCATATCCAGAGGCCAATGCGAACCGGGCTACGTTGCAGAGTGTCAACAGCTTTCTCATGGACCACCGAAGATGA
- a CDS encoding ribosome biogenesis protein Nop16, whose protein sequence is MGSVLQKKKRRSGRAKVKTNRPKKLLNPLGNDIIAKNWNKKETLTQNYRRLGLTARLKSATGGTEKPLAQLEQAKTASSSTAAAKRDPFAISTTEEAVFEEARVERDADGKIIKIHYASANKRPNPLNDPLNALEEGSDDEEENEEEWGGIDDESRPEVIRLLEKEAALPEIKKPRHISQQEKEWLERLIAKHGDDYDAMVRDRKLNPMQQTKGDIARRVKRFTGKA, encoded by the exons ATGGGCTCCGTCCTCCAAAAGAAGAAGCGCCGCTCCGGCCGCGCCAAAGTCAAGACAAACAGGCCCAAGAAGCTCCTCAACCCTCTCGGCAACGACATCATCGCAAAGAACTG GAACAAGAAGGAAACCCTCACCCAAAACTACCGCCGCCTAGGCCTCACAGCCCGCCTCAAATCAGCAACAGGCGGCACAGAAAAGCCGCTCGCCCAACTCGAGCAAGCAAAgaccgcctcctcctccaccgccgccgccaagcGCGACCCCTTCGCCATCTCCACAACCGAAGAAGCCGTCTTCGAAGAAGCCCGCGTCGAGCGCGACGCCGACGGCAAAATCATCAAGATCCACTACGCCAGCGCCAATAAGCGTCCCAACCCCCTCAACGACCCCCTGAACGCCCTCGAAGAAGGATCCGACGACGAAGAGGAGAACGAAGAGGAATGGGGTGGCATCGACGACGAGAGCAGACCCGAAGTCATCCGCCTCCTCGAGAAGGAAGCCGCCCTCCCCGAGATCAAGAAGCCGCGACACATTAGCCAGCAGGAGAAAGAATGGCTCGAGAGGTTGATTGCCAAGCACGGCGACGACTACGATGCCATGGTGCGGGATCGCAAGTTGAACCCCATGCAGCAGACGAAGGGCGATATCGCGCGCCGGGTGAAGAGGTTTACTGGCAAGGCGTAA